GAAGTTTGCTAGAGACCAGCCACTGAAATGGTACATGTGGTCCATGGCGATTCTCACAGATCCAAGCTTTTCTGAACTTAGGGTTGAGCTCATTAAGCCCATCTCTCTCGTATATGTTATCGACGATGTTTTCGATGTCCACGGCACGATCGATGAGCTAATTCTCTTCACAGAAGTCATTGGAAGGTATGCAGTTGCCGACAACCCATTTTACTTATTATGTCGCGACTATTACAACGACAAAAATGTCCGCTTCagacatttattttttatgcttCCAATTGAGATATCGCAATTGCTGTCGTCTTCAGATGGGACAACGCAGGTGCTGAGCAGCTCCCAGAGTACATGAAAGTATGCTTCAAGGCTCTCGGCGATATCACAGATGATTTTGGCAACATCATCTTCAAGAAGCATGGATGGAACCCCACGGGATTCTTGAAACAGATGGTATTGATACGATATTAACATCGATAAGATCCTGTGTCCTAAAAAAGCACACTATCGCATTCTGCACTTATGATTAACCGGTCACGTAACATTTGATGTTGCAGTGGGCGAATTTGTGCAATGCATTCCTGGTGGAATTTCAGTGGAACGCTTCTGGGAAATTGCCAAATGCAGATGATTACTTGAAAAATGGGACTATCACTTCAGGTGTGCCCTTGGTGCTAGCTCACCTATTCTTTCTGACGGGCCAAGACATTGCCAACCAAAGTATGGATTCAAAGAAAGAAGAGGTGCCGCTGCCGAATGCAGTCTTCCTAGTCGCTCAAATTCTTCGCCTTTGGGATGACCTCGGATGTGCCCAGGTAAAGTAGCTAACGGTTTCACGCCAGGCAACATTCGGGTTCTATTCTTGTCTCTATTCGTGTTTTGTGATTATTTTActgatttgattatttcattCGGGGGTTTCGATTTCCTTAAGGATGAGAATCAAAATGGCTACGATGGGTCTTACGTGGAGTGCTATCTGCGGGAAAATCACGGCTGTTCGCATCAAAGCGCGAGAGAGCATGTGATGGAGTTGATATCGAAGTTGTGGAAGCAGCTCAACAAAGAATGCCTCTCTCCATGTCCGTTCTCTGCGCCTTTCCACGAAGCTTGCGTGAATGCTGCTAAAATGGTTTCATTGATGTACAACTACGAAGACAAACATGGTCTTGGACTCCTACAAGAACATATGAAGTCGTTGACCTGTGATCACGCGACGCCCTAGcatcattttcatgttttgatcTTTCATGCTTGTTGGATTACTTCCGGATAATGTACTGCAGGTCACCTTTTAACTTGCAACGAAGTAGCCTTCTTTTTCTAAGCAGTCTTGTTTTCTAGAATATTTGACTTAATTGAACCTCAATGCTAATTTGAATTACCGAACTCAATCATTGTAAGCCATACGACTGCTGaggttttttattattattttactttcaGCGTTATTAATCTAAAACCCTAATTCCACCTCAGCCCATTGCGTCTCTTCTCTCAACTCCTTGCCCATTTCTCTTCGGCATCGTCACTGCAGAACCGGTTTGCGTCTGTTCGGTTAAGCCGGCAACAAGCATAGAGACCGGTTCGACGTACGCTCAATTTATTACATCTTTTTAGCCACCGCATACGCTAAAGCCTCGCCTCTCCGCCTCCAAGAGACCATCGGCGTCTCCGGCACATTTTCTCCATCTGTCGAGCGAAGCGAACATTTGCTGTTCGGTTAAGCCGGCAACAAGCATAGAGACCGGTTCGACGTACACTCAATTTATTACATCTTTTTAGCCACCACAGACGCTAAAGCCTCGCCTCTCCGCCTCCAAGAGACCATCGGCGTTTCCGGCACATTTTCTCCGTCTGTCGAGCGAAGCGAACATTTGCTGGAGATTGGCAAGTACTAGTGCTTATAATCGTGAAGCGAGCATTTGCTCATTTTCGCGCATATATTCGTGAGGACTACTCATCCCTGCGATAGACATAATCTTCAtgactattttatttattctgGTACATAATCTTTTGATTAACGGGCATCCGTATGTACTGTTTGATGGTTTGCTAGCAAGTACTAGTGCCAATAAATTGGGAAAAGATTTCTTGTCCTGTGTATAAGAGAACATCTACGTATCAATGTAACGCATTTTAAGTGTTTTTTCCATGACAAGTTGCAACAGTATTTGTTTGCGTACCCTAAACTACGCTCGATTTGAATATTTAACTGCCTTATTTGGAATTATGTTATTTTAACTCGATTTCGATTTGATTCGTTAGGCATTATTGAATAGTCAATTTGCTTATTTAATTCACTTTATATATATGTTTGATAATTGGGGATCAGATTTTTGAGACTAAAGATTGGACCCTCAATTAAATATACTTCCTTATTTGGATGTGGTGATATTTAGGGTGCGGTTGGCAacgattttgataaaaaaaatcaattatgttcagaattggttattttttattcaattctcCGGACGAGTTTCGGAGaatcaaaatatatttggtAACTACGTAAAATTTCTGTtacaaatttctattcccaatttttttccatttaagtcaaataattacgtattGTCACTATAAAGTCAAACTATATaacatcactaataaaatgaaaatagatcaTGCAAAATCCGTAATTAATCTATTTATTCCGTGGAGAATGAAGATATATGCAAGATCtttaagaaagaacataagctcaataggcAATTTGCATTTAAATTTTTGTTACGAATTGACATGgaactagaggtgtcaaacggatATGTCGGGTTGGATTTGGgttgggtcgaatatgatcTAAAGGGGGACACATTCATGAAAAGCAAGAAGCCGTGTCGTGGGGGACTGACCAACTATGAATATACCTTACTTAGGGCTAAGAGTAGGAACATCAATTCACCGACTCTTATAGgttcaataaaaatcaagatatgaaaaacttaaatagaattttctattcctaattATACTTTTTTATAGGTTCATATTGACTCGATTAAcctgttttgacccattttcacgCAGTACAAATCTAACGAACCATATCCAACTCAACTCATACTCGTCCCAActtgtattacttaaacacttctgtatttatcaaatcatgaaatttttttttcttataatttgttaagaaaaatgatattgttaaaacacttttatGTAATAcagtgaattttttaaatatttttttatttttaatagaatgaaattatttttaaaagtatttttactttattttatttttattgtcctTTTACTCTGGCGAGCGGCGGTGGGTTCTCACTTTGTTGGTCTTGTCTTCAAAAGTGATTCTAGAACAAATGatcaactttatttttattcttgtcTCTGCTTCAAATCTGTTCGtggaaacaaaatcagaaaattggagaatcagaattattgaCATTACCAAACAGGTTTCTTATCTTTTTCGTTCCGGGGAACATAATAAGAGAATAAGAATCAGTTCTAAACAGATTTCATTAAATTAGGCACATGCCTTatgaagaaattataaaaaaagattgCATTGCATTGGAGGTTATGTTGCAtccaattgaattttctaatttaaaacTTCACGTTTTGGAAATTCTGAAGTAATTTAGGTACCTAATTTAGATTAGGATTTAAGATAAATTACTTCCTAGTATAATTTAGGTCATCATATAGATTTAGGATAGTCTATGAAAATGTCACCTATGTTATATGGACTGCATATAGGATTTATTAGTCTCATATTATGCATGTCATGTGTTGCATGTCATTTATTGAGTCACATAACGTAATAGATATCACGTCAAATAGAGAGATTTACTCAATAATGACATCTCATGGATTGCGTGTTGTTAgttttcatggaaaaaaaaacccaaaaatgacTAATAGACATTGCATTTAGAAATCATTTTAAGAGCATGCATGCAGTATTTGGTCTTTAGTTCTTAATTTGCAAAACATTTGATGCATTGGATGATAATAAAGCTCCGCTTTGGCTTTGCGTAACGCATCAAGGTTCTTTACCCTTTTGCAGCAACATATTTCTTGCTTTGATTATTAAGTGTTGAATTCTTGCTCGTTGACCCAAATGATCACGCATTGCATATTAGTGGTTTAAAAGTAAAATTGACTAAGACTAGAGGTCAATGGTTCCAGGTTCCTTTTAGGTTTCACTTGAAACCTATAACCTACTAGGCGGACCAGTTACTCATTTTTTTGAACCTAAAACCTAACATGTATACCCCGAAACTTGGAATCTACCTTGTCACAGGTTCCAGGATATGATCAAGTTCCatctgtattcttaattgaacgatttgTAGCAAATTATCATCTCTAATGACTACCATTTGTTGTTACAGTCCACTGATCATATCACATTAGTTAGACTCacgaagaatatgaaacattaacaaagtagaAATCATAGTCTTGAATATTACTGGAAATGAGAGCTCGGACTAATAATTTCAAACCGCACACTCACAATCGGACGCTCTTGAATATCGCATGATTACGCTAAAACATCaaacaataaaaacaaaaaacaaaaaattgttccaagttccaagtttCAGTTTTCCACCTCCTAAAACCTATCGGTCAAAATCGGTTCcccaaaatttggaaatttgaacttacCCAAGAtattttgaaacccgaaacctatcatGTTTCCACCAAGCGGGTTCTTCGGGTTTTGGTTCCACCCTAGAACCAACATTCCCTTAATCAAGActacttgcaaaacaattttttattttgaaataaatagaaattgtaccaaaagggcattagaTTTACATAGCGTAACTAAGTTCCTATATCCATGAAGTCTCTAAAATGTTCTCTCACATTTTACTTGGGTTTCCAATACACCCATAATacattagtggcgactccgaaatgaattaaattgcatgtttaattaATGAAATCAAAACTCCAAAGTTGCGGGTGGTGTGGGGTTGGGAGAGTCCATGTCTAAGTGTTTACTTAGTGATCTACTAACTTGTCCTCAGTAGTTCACCTCTGTGAAGGTCGTGACCAAACAAATGTCAGGAGCATGTCTTATAATGAAGCCTTCTAAATTGATCAAAGGCGAATAGAGAGAGCTTATAAGCAATGGTTTGCCTAGTAATCAAGACCCAAAGTCCAATACGACCCCATGAATCCACAAATCCATGTACATAAATTTGTAAACCAAATCTTAAATTCTCCCTCTCGTTTAACATGGATTAGTCGTATGTAACTAAGAAAATAATACTCATGGTCGAGTAAATAGTAATCTCCAGATATTAGAGAACAAATGCAGAAGTATATTGCTTCTCTTAACACTCACCCTTTTACATTCATTGGTATCCAATACACACATAGAGGGAAGAATTTTCAGAAAACTCAAAGTTCTCTCTGGGGAATGCTGCAAGAAAGAATTCTGTGGCTCTTCAGTTGATGTGGCAAGAGACCATGTGAAGAACATGATTTCAGAGTCTCGGAAGAGACCCAAAAGGGCATGTCTCTATCCATATGTGCCTCGAGAAAATCGTGCCGTCAGCGCACGTTTTGCCGATTCCGCTGCGGCTAGAATCGGTCCAGGCACTAGGGGAAACAAGAAGCAATAACCCTGGAAGGTGTTTAGATCACTGAACAAAGAGGCAAGGCCCCTAAAAGGAAGGACCTCCATAGAGCAATGACTTCGTATGGTGCTCAAGGAGCGGGAGTGAATGGTTGTCGTCATAATCGTACATCAGCGGGACCATCCTGGCCGTGTTGAGGGCAGCCTTGGTGAAGGACTTCGTGAATGGGTGAGGATAGAGGCACGCCTTGTTGAGCCTCTTCCATGCCTCCgagatcatcttcttcacccgGTCTCTCGCCACTTCATCCGAAGTGATTTGGAATTCTTGCTTATAGCATTCCAAATAAGACCCGTCTCGGCCATCTTGGGACTCGTCCTGTTGACATTGTTCAACTTGCTCATACAATAGTGGAATAATCTCCCAATTAAGGAAAGTAGAGAGAAGCTTTGTAAAGTGATATTTTTATGgaataataacacaaatgatccatgaacttttaatttgactaatacggtctctaaattttttaaacatatttaacttagtccctaaattatggaaagatgttcaatgtagtctttccaCTCGGGGataattttgaacattttcttatagttcggggactaaattgaacatgttctaaGAGTTTGGGGACcacgttgaacaaattgaaagttcaagaacgacattgcatattaagttaaagttcggatatcatattaatcaaattaaaagttcaagaactacatTGCACACTaggccaaagttcaaggaccatttatgtcattttccctatttttatcGCTCACCTTGGCACTTCCCAAGTCGTCCCAAAGACGAAGTATTGAAGCTGTGGAAGATACGATTTCGGGTATATTTTCTAAGTGATGGACACTTTCGGGGTCGATTCTCTCCCCCAAGAGGAAGAACAAGTGGACCAACAAGACGTGCACTCCGGAGCTGACAATTGCGTTGTCCAAGTAGTCCTGTGTTGTTGGGTAGTGACCCCTAGCGAGCCATCTTGCCTCCACTAAGAAGGCATTTAACAGCTTCGCCCACTGCCCATGAAATTGGAGACAAAATACGAAAATGAGGACGCTGACATTACGTGCTatccaaatttttagaaattttcaaaaatattactCGCAGATTTACGTGCTAATATTTACATGATGTAAAAAGTTTCGGGTTTCTTGATCAATGAGAAGCAATATTTTTGCGTCGTAAAATTTAGATTAGAGAAGAAACTAAAATGTGAAAGTTGATCTAAACACGTTATGATTCGTCTGTACTTCAAAGAGGTAAACagatgaagaaaaataaaagaagaaatgtggactgagagagagagagagagagagagagagagcgctctcGAAAAATTTTACCGTTCTCCTTAAGGAGTATAATGGGTTCCACCCGTGATTTTTGTGCACCACAAAGCTGACTTCATTGGTAATATCATCTAGAGCATGAAAACACATCCTCATGTACTCTGGTATGTTATCCTTTTCAGTACATTCCCATCTGACAGATCAAGAACATCATCATATCGGCAACAAACCAATAGGGTTAGAACTTTTAAATGCACTACAACATGCCCAAATCTAGTAAAACACATGAGGCCAAGTGTTTTGTGTACAAgtagggttttctttttcttttcttttcttttttttgaaattttcatgcatGTCGGTATTGCTTgtataaaaaatagtttagccCGAGTATATTTCATCACGAAATCATTTGAATTTGTATGAGAAAAATAATCCGTGAAAAGTATTCTTTGCACGCCTAGGTTTGAGATCATGGCACGTGTGAAAGTCCAAATTATATACCTGTTGACCACATCTGTGAACGAGGCGAGTTCATCGATCGTGCCATAGACGTCGAAGATGTCGTCGATGACGTAGATGAATGAGATGGTTTTGGCGGCGGCCACTCTCTCCTGGGACAAGCCGCTATCGGTGAGGATGGCCATTGGCCACATGTACCACTTTATCGGCTGGTCCCTCGCGTACTTCAACTCCTTTGCCATGCCCAGTTCTTTCCACCAACTGATCGACATATAAGAAGTGTCAGTCAAGCTGGTCACTTAATCAGTAATATTACTGAGGAATCTAAGGGAGATGAGATGAGGTGCCACAACATATTTCTAGCTAGTCATAGTCACAACTTTAGATAGAAAGTTTGTATCACGTGTACGTACTTCGAGATTTGGAGAATTTCACGTTGATGCACGGATCTTACAATGTTCATGTCCAAATGGGCAAGTTCCCCTAAATTCTCGGTCCAGCCGTAAGAATGTCCCCCAAGATTGCTCAAGAAATCATTAGCCTTGAACCTGGCCATGCTCTTATGGAACGGATTGCCAAGTGAGTTTCTCACGAGTCTAGCTTGAAGATGGTCGAGGTCGGCCAAAGAATCATGGAGGCGTTGACCAATTGACTCTCTTACTTCATCAAGAACATCTTCTCCATCAGTGCCAAGGTGGGAAGCTTCAAATAAACTTGTCAGCCCTAAAATGTCGTTGTCCTGCGGCTTTCTTTCTTCGAGCCCACCATTCATTTTGTCTAGAAAAGGCTGAAACACATCTGTTGATCAGACGTGGAAAAGCTAAAAGATGTTAGATTATTGGTAGTAGATGGTGAGAAATTTTGTCCCCACCCTCTTATCATCTGGCTCAAATTGCGAGAAGAAGTAaaagcaaagaagagagagatctgCTTTGATACTCGTCTGAATTTCTTTTGAAATCCCCCAACAGCGATCACATCAGTTGGGAACTGTATTTCATATCATCAAGTGAAGGTGATTTCATTAACCTGAAGGAACAGGATAGCCTCCTTGCCTCAGGAGCCGGAAACGAAGTGCTGCCTCATGCAGATTCTCGGCATCGATGGGGTGAGAATGAGATCGAGAGGTGGAGATCAAGAAATGCCTTTGCAAGAGTGCCTCAATCTCATCCTCGAAACGGTAGTCGATGGCAAGACGTTGGAGAGCATCCACCATCACCAAACTTTCGAGCGAATCTCCTCTTACTCGCTTGAATAGTTGCTTCACTTCTTCTAACCTCCTTTCGTGCTGCCCTCGAATATCATCCTGAAACACAAGAATAAGGATTTCATGTCTCTTTTCTTATCCCTTTCAAGAATGATAAAGAAGGGGTGATACTATATAAATCATCGATCTGCGAAATAGGAAGAGTCACGTGAGAAGAAGGGACGAACAAACCTCAACGGCAAAGTTCCGCTTTCCGGTCGGGTGAATATGGCCCTTAAAAGGAGTAGAAACCAAGGTCTGATGTGAGGAAATACTCCACTTGTTATTCGTTGAGGAGAGAGAATTTGCATCTTGCAGATGTTTATTCTTGTTTGCTGTAGAAGTTCCATTTGAAGCGAATGGACCTTGTAAGAACGCAGAGGTTGCTAATGACAAGGCCATTTTGGGATGAGTATAGAAAGAGTTCTTCAAAGAGATGGATGAGACCGGGAGGGTTTGCTCGTTTGCTCACAATGATCAAGTTTACTCACTACgtcctatttataggcaagaggAAATGTTCAAATTATTGTAGAGGGATGCATTTATAGCACGTGCCATATATGGATGGGAGgcaggaaaattgtccaagtcGTCTTAAGccttttgcacttttgcaaattcagtcctaaacattttaatttcgttaatcaaatcataaaccttttcaacattttgccaattaagtccctcCGGTACTAAATAAAGTGGTTGTCGTAATTTTCCTCAAGCCCCTACTCCTCATACCGCACGTCCTCGCAGAAAGCAGCATAATGCCCAATGCATTCACAAGAATagcaattcagtcttaaactttggATTTCATCATGCCGATAATtggaaaaagtaacaaaaaattcataaacttattgtattgctaccaattcagtcttaaacttttcaattggatcaatttaattattaactttttgcatttgtaccaattagATCCATATCGCCAATTTTGGTGGAAAATCATTGACGGGATTGCCAATCattctacgtggcacaaccgatgctgacatgaatatttttaataatatatttttaattttttatgttttttatgttctttctttctttctttctttttttcccttcattttggccggtgagggcAAGCAAGCCCTTGCCCGGGGCCATCACAGCTTCAACGGTTGCGGACAAAGGGCGCAAAGGCACTTGTCCATGGCTTTCACGACCCCACTAGTCACGGGCAAAGCACCCCTCACCTAGATCTGCCGAGGGCCTAAGCGAAAGTCGTTGGTGACTCTTGTTGGCCAAAATaaagtggaaaaaagaaagaaagaaagaattcgatttttttttaaagattgttAAAATGTCCATGCTAACAACAATTGTGTCACGTATGATGACCAAcgttcacgtcggtgattttccgATCAatattggccggatggattgaattaacacaaatacaaaaagttatagctaaattgattcaattgaaatatttattactGAATTTGTATTAAGACAATAAGTCTAGGacttttataatatttttcccGCTCACGATTTATCTATGGTTTGTTCTTATTATCTCTTTTTCTCATGGATGTCTAGCGTCGAGTTGAAAAATCTATCGTATTCACGAAAAGCGTGATGAATAATGAATTGTCACATCATGTACGATTAACATAACAAAATATcggtttctttttgtttcatgaTTCGCTTTCGAAGtaaataaatatgttttttaaGTACTTACTCAAAATCGAATAAGAATCTTCAAATCGCGCTCGGTCATATTCGGTTTCCGTGCATCTTGAAGAAAAGCATCTGTCCTTAACATGTGCAGCACTTTCGTCTCTGACTACCGATATATTTGACTTCTTCTCGTCGCATCACTATAGCGTCATGTATTCACAGGAGTTTCGATTCAAGGAGCGGACAAAACCCGTCTGATTGGCTTACGTTTGCCCACTGCATCTCCCTTTCAAGGTCAGAGCACAACATGCCGAGTGGCCATCATTCAACAGCCATTTGAATCCTCGGAGCATGAACGACGACAGGGCATGAATCACGACGCTACGCCACCGGATGAGCAGTTACGTAGAGACAAACTCTCTATGTTCTGTCACGTCTACAAACGACAACCACACGTTCTAAAAGATGACATAAACTCGTCTTGAACCATTTTTATCACCTCTaacccctcccctcccctcctccccccgccaaaaaaatacattttatcGTCGGCCAAAAAGGCCGcgtggccaaaaaaaaagggaccggTAAAGAGCTCGTGGGTGGAACTTCGGAAAGTACTAAGTTACGGCGCTCAATGTCCGTGACCACCGACTAGATATCACATGTTGTTCTTGTCACCGCCCAGATATCATATGttgtccttaaattttttatttatgcaatttgatccctaaattttgagCTAATATGCAATCTCATCATTAAACTTTTAATctgttcaatataatccttaaactatatgaaagtgtttaaaattttagagatcAAATTAAATATTAGACCAAAATCCAGAGACCACCGTAAAcagattaaaagttcagaaatcataTTGTATGTTGAATTAAAGTTTTGGGACggcattgcacattgaactaaagttaAAGGATCATTTGTaccattttttcatatattttaggCACTTTTTTTTCACTATAAATAGGACTTCTCTATTCCATATCGTGCATTAGCTAAATCCCAGGATAAGTATATCGtgagtatcataacttgtgtacggcatccacttgagtatcataattttttttttcgttcacttgagtgtcatgtacgagcaaaatcgttcacttgagtgctgcGTCAGTTTTTCCGACGTCTACGTCGGCTTTTTCAGCATCCACGTAAGCAATGACACTTAAgtggttgatttttttaaagttatggcattcaagtgaacgaaaaaatattatagtACTCAAATGAACGCAGTATACAAGTTATGGTACTTGCACTGTACTTATCTCGCTAAATCCCCATGTACTATTTCTGCACAATCTCCACTCCTCTATTCCCTTCCTGTGACTAGTAGTACTGCGAAAGGTTCATAATGGCCCGACCTAGCCAAATGCCATCATCGAGCATGGACAAAGACCAAACGCATCTGGTAAATCCACCGATCTTAGCCTTTGATTTTCACCTTTGTATTTCCTCCATAAGCtcgtgaaaaaagaagaagaaaagaaatcgcAGACATAACATTTGCCTCCAAGCATTATTTTGTAGGGCATGTATCACACCTCTTATGAAAATTGGGATATCCCCCGGGTCAGCGGTTAGATTATAGAGAAAATATAAGTTCTTACAAAATCTTTACACATAGAATTACACATGTTATGGCAAAgggataattgccaaaaaagtctcaaacttattataattgtgtcaattcggacccaaacctttttttggctaattaagacctaaactttttgcaattgtgtcaattcaatcatcgtGCCAATTTTAACCCGAACTCGGCGACGTGATGCGATCAGCACTAACGTGAAAATTTGTAATAATACtacaatattttttgaattttttttatattttttttctttttctttcttttccttcttcccttCCTCTTATAGCCGTTCacgccacgtcggcgatttccagtcaaaattgatcggatggactaaattggcacaatcgcaAATGGTTTAGAtccgaattggcataattgtaacaggatcagaactttttttttttttttttacaactatCCCTTATGACAAGTATTAGCCAAGTTTGTTTTGATCACCTAGCTCTTATTGTCGGTGTGGTGGCCCCATCTAGGGCTGGAATTCGTGTCTTATCGTGCTAATTGTGTCATATCGGGATATAGTGTAATACAAATATGGCTAAACCTAACACGACATGTTTACCAGACGTGTTGACCTTCCTCGACACAAATACGATATGCTTTATAAAACAAGTCACAGGACATGACTGACACGACTAACACGATTACCAAACACTTACTGTGTTTCTTGCATCAATAAAACACAATATTATAACCCGTTGAAAACGGGAAGTATGTAAAGGATGTTTATACGACAATGTGTGCTAACATGTTTAGGCCGTTTCACCTAGTATCCCAATAATGTGAGTACAATATAACTTTACATAATAGCTAAAGTGTATTGTACaattaatgttttatattctaTAGTGGCAATACTCACATTT
This sequence is a window from Rhodamnia argentea isolate NSW1041297 chromosome 3, ASM2092103v1, whole genome shotgun sequence. Protein-coding genes within it:
- the LOC115732603 gene encoding (3S,6E)-nerolidol synthase 1-like, whose amino-acid sequence is MPRPNQTQTSSIDKEQTHLDDLGIKHEEKIKSLTEFLNEVVNEPVESLIIVDTIQRLGVESLFREQIKAILRWQYTHFSSLNHGKDDVYEIALRFRLLRQEGYYVPAAVFERFNDKINGFVEGNIKGMMELYEASQMSIEGEDILDKAEDFSSKFLNALLTCDLDHEQARMIESTLRYPYRKSIARSLAPQIFVDDMPATSSWMEDLLEVANRERRIVQSVHQKEIHLINEWWKELGLGAETKFARDQPLKWYMWSMAILTDPSFSELRVELIKPISLVYVIDDVFDVHGTIDELILFTEVIGRWDNAGAEQLPEYMKVCFKALGDITDDFGNIIFKKHGWNPTGFLKQMWANLCNAFLVEFQWNASGKLPNADDYLKNGTITSGVPLVLAHLFFLTGQDIANQSMDSKKEEVPLPNAVFLVAQILRLWDDLGCAQDENQNGYDGSYVECYLRENHGCSHQSAREHVMELISKLWKQLNKECLSPCPFSAPFHEACVNAAKMVSLMYNYEDKHGLGLLQEHMKSLTCDHATP
- the LOC115727204 gene encoding (3S,6E)-nerolidol synthase 1-like, with amino-acid sequence MALSLATSAFLQGPFASNGTSTANKNKHLQDANSLSSTNNKWSISSHQTLVSTPFKGHIHPTGKRNFAVEDDIRGQHERRLEEVKQLFKRVRGDSLESLVMVDALQRLAIDYRFEDEIEALLQRHFLISTSRSHSHPIDAENLHEAALRFRLLRQGGYPVPSDVFQPFLDKMNGGLEERKPQDNDILGLTSLFEASHLGTDGEDVLDEVRESIGQRLHDSLADLDHLQARLVRNSLGNPFHKSMARFKANDFLSNLGGHSYGWTENLGELAHLDMNIVRSVHQREILQISNWWKELGMAKELKYARDQPIKWYMWPMAILTDSGLSQERVAAAKTISFIYVIDDIFDVYGTIDELASFTDVVNRWECTEKDNIPEYMRMCFHALDDITNEVSFVVHKNHGWNPLYSLRRTWAKLLNAFLVEARWLARGHYPTTQDYLDNAIVSSGVHVLLVHLFFLLGERIDPESVHHLENIPEIVSSTASILRLWDDLGSAKDESQDGRDGSYLECYKQEFQITSDEVARDRVKKMISEAWKRLNKACLYPHPFTKSFTKAALNTARMVPLMYDYDDNHSLPLLEHHTKSLLYGGPSF